TCCTTTCATGTATTTTTGAGAAAAatacaaaaagtaaaaaaaatattgtgcacagacctatgaaaaaccccacacatttatttattcaacACTTAAAAGAATATAACTGTTACATTGTTGCATCACAAAAATCCCAGCAGAGCTTCCGGGTTCAAAATTTAAGCACAATTTTACGTCAATGGATTGTTTTCACGTATAAGTGTAAAGACCCAACCCACATTTCTGTAAATACGTGTGCGATTCATTTCCGCTTGACGCGTCAACCCTTCGCTCTGCAGGGGACGAAGCATTCTGGATATTGAGCTTCCAGTGCAAGTACACAAGTTTTTGCACGCGATCCCTGGCAAGCCTGTTGTGTTGCTTGGTGTGCACACTTACAAACTCGGACCATTTTCTATTACATGCCGCAGAAGAAGGTGAATCTGCAGTACGCAAAAGGGGTGGTTGATGCGAAGTCCTAATCCCAGGGCGTGGATGAATGCAGGGGATTCGCAGGCTCCCGAACTGCTTTTTTTGGCCAAATACTCTTGCAGGTTCTGTTCTCTGCGACGTTACACAAACGTTTCCTTACGTCCAGCGACCGGTGCTCCACCTATTGGGAAATCGAGTAAAACAATCAGCGCGTCACCAAGGTTCTTGCCACGATACCTTGGGTCTTGCAGATTAGCAGCAATGTGAATGGGTTCAAAGCAAAACTCCTCGTGGCCACCTAATACACGCATTATGTGAGCTTGTTCTTATTACGCCAATCAACTAGTTCGACGCTTATTCCTTCCGGGGCACAGCACTTTGTGTCGACCGTAGTTGGAGCAGGTTAGAGCACCGCGGTGTCACAGTGCATTTTAATCAAGATCGCGCCCGATATGGATCAAATTTCCCAATTTCGTATGATGCTGGTAGTTGCTGCACGGTCCAGCAGTCCGAATTGAACTAGTTAGTGTAGCCAGAGGTTTAGCTCACTCGGCATCGCGGGGCTGACCACAGCCTTTTAAAAAGAAGCTTTAGATACCTCGAAAGAAGTAGCATCGCAACAGAACAATTCCGCAGCCAAGTTctgttgttgtttattttttctattttttcctgCTTGAAAAAAAGACCGTTTTCCCCCCGAAATTTTTATGATTTATTCAACCGCTTACATCACTAGTCATACGTTGCATGCGAAATATTAATCTTTCTTATAAGCTGTTAGGAAGAGTTCATTACATTCTTTTACAAGTGGTTTAACACCCTATGCAACATAACCTATGGAATTTTACGTCCATTGTTATATTGGGAGCGAAAGCAATAAATTCTTCACTTTACAAACTTAAACACAGTGACCGAACTCTTCGGTTCACAAGTGAAATGAATCATTTAAAAAAATCCTTTCATTCGGAGGTAGCTGATCAATACCTCCTTGAACACGTTTCCAGAAAAGATAACTACATGACAATATTATGACCACACTTATTAATTTCACTAGAAAATCTAAACAGTAGCACAATTTGCACCTATTTCTATTCATTGGATGCCACGTTAGCATTGAAAGGAAGGAAGTGGTAGAGATAAGCGACTATGGCACATATATTGGGTACCTTTATTACTGCTGAATATTACATAATAAATGCAAATCGCCTTTGTATCAAGGCAGTGACAATATCTTTGTGAAACCACGTTATTTGACGACCAGGCAAATTTACTTCTCGTATTCAATATTCACCCATTTTTTCACTACACAAAATGCCAACGAATTGATCACACCTTTAATATGTTCACACAACGACTACACTTAGATGTGGCCTACGGACTTTACAGCTTGTAGAGTTCACTACGAGGTCCTTCGCTGCTTGTACCCACTGTAACACACCGGATGTGTCTGATGAACATCGTTAAAGAAGGTAACGTGGGCACACACGGACACACGAGCAGAGAACCAGACAAGAAAACATGGCGTTTGTGTTGCCAACTTCTCATTTGTGTCGGTGTCTGCACGCATTACGTTCTTTCACGATGAATCGCTACCAATTAGCTCAACTTTCTGTAGTTCTAAGCTATCGAAGAAGTGATCATCGAGCGTCCTCTATACGAGCGTCTGCGAGAAAGCCTGCGCAGCTGCTTTAACTGTAGCTGAAGTCCACCATTCCCGATGCTGTTCGGACAtgcaaaaattcagagcccttccaccctcAGAAgagggaagaccagcgaagctggcgcGCTGGTGGTATTTGCTGTGTTGGGGTatagctatattggggatttgctatgttgttgaatttggctacaagaTGGTAAACCGACGCCTTCGGTATGTATTCGAAAAGGAGGCTTCGGTGCAGGCTCCGAGTAGCACATTGGGtatttttaacacttagacgatggcaCTGAAAGAACTGGcccggcgtccacgggcgacggcaaTCCTAGTGCGTTGCTCACACCTTTGTACGACGTGCACAGACCAGCGACCTTGACCAACAGGCGTATTCtctaagagtccacctagtggactgtccacagCGACTTTCGCAATTGGCTATAGAAGCAAGAGCGAGAAGGAACCAGCCAGTCTCCATCTCGCTCGTACCGCTGGAGCtaatcgcgacagccgaaataGACAGTCCGCTtggtggattcttacagaatatccccccccccaaagctccgtatatacaaacCAAccctaacgcgaactcctctcacaccacactcctccgttgacctatctttagatgtgaagcagcttatggtcggggctatgtcactccctccctccgccgtgcggcgtccacacccgcactgcgcatgtgcatcctccttcccctcctctccttgtctcatctcctctcctctcggcattcctcctctcatctccgacgctcctcttctctccggattgcgcaacgattggcaacacctgcggctccacgcgcgataatgcgaagcagcttatggcgaattccattgtgagaacaggagcagggcacCGCGCAGCGccgagtcgggtgacagcgcagtgagagcaggggcACTCGACCcaccactggaatacggcgtgcatttggagagcaggtgggagggggacgtgtgaggagaaatgtaccatgtgactaaagcaatcgacgtccgaCCATtatctgcaggagagcggcaaaacacgcgtgatcgtcttgtaatctgtggggcgtaaggctgtcaccgtttgcggccacgtactacatacttttgtgcagcgccgacgcatcccactatgtttccgcctgcgaagatcatctgaaactgcaacttgaatctgaagttgagctgcagcagctttcgctgctgtcaccgtcgagcgtcgcaagcacttcagcaaggcgaaggcGCTTTGCTGCCACTGCCCTCGCGCATCCatcgagaagcaaggcggactagaaatgccaggatctgtcgctaaatcactgcgaagctcgctcgtatcacctaCGTCAAAAACAACGGTGCCTAAACACCAACtgcgcttggctgccgccattgccgccgcgcgctggctgaagcaaaataaaaaagaaattaggatatgacggtttaagtcacgtgacttcctccgtactccgcttttcaggcgagagcagtctgGACTGCTCctggctgctctcggcgcagagaaactgctcttgttctaccactggatgacggctctcccactcctgttcgaccactgaaacacgtcgcctctggaacgagcactttcggcgtgcttttgagtgctcctgttctcccaatggaattccccattaggttagaggcgcgacggtaggcgctgcatactccgcggataacgcgcgcgcgcgctccgctcctctcattctcccgcaacgccgcgatgagtgcaaCGGACAGCGctagcgtcaacgccagtgtcagcgccgtggacagcgccgcggacaagagggctcgagccgctgccacgaaacggcagcggcgacaggccgatcccgaacttcgggctcgcgatgCCGGTAACTACGTACCTCAACcaaacggaaacgacgaactgaaaacaaATGggaccttgagtcgaccccatggctgcttcgcatactactcaggattccctacgggaagatggtgtaatttttttttcgtagacaGGTGCGAGGCAGTCAGGAGAGAGCCGGCGGCACAGGCGCCCGAGGCCAGCAGGGCTGTGCGCATGCGCCACAGTCGGAGAGCGGGCTCACACACCTATGTGTGAGCCGTCTATCTGTCCCCGCCATTGGACCACCGCGccgcgccctcctcgccttccttccatttatcagcggccctCTCAAAAGACGCACGTGGAGCAGCCGGAGGGGCGACGAAAAGAGCGCGCGTCGCCGGCCTAACCTCGCAGCCAGCtccaactctactcaggggggaacTCGGCATAAAAGAAGGTtgactggcgcaagagaagagagatagcgggggctcagccggccCAGAAggaggaggggccgtgcgctcaaaaagaggatgacgcttgagccaatgctgatgatgatagtttttttcgacACGCGGACACTAATCCTCGCGAATCGAGCCCTTAACAGGTTCCCTGTAAAAACACGATCGCACATACCTTCGTGACCTTCTCATAGTAACTTTTTGCAGTCTGATTGAAAGGCGATTAATTGTGAACGCACTCATTATATGACTTTACCAACGCTTGTCAGAACTTCCACAATGTTTATGTGCTTTATTCTTCACTGTGTATACCTTTTTTGTGCCGTGGCATTACAGATCGAGACTGTTTTGGTAACGCTCAACTATGACTTTACGCTAGCATGTCGCTCGTACAGCGCGCTCTATATTATACAGCAGGCTAGGCCGCACTTTAGGCGATGTGGATCGTTGTTTTGTCCTacttttattttccttcttttttcctgcttctaatttttttctatcttttcGCGTATATTTTTAAGTCCCCGGAATTTATTTCTGATTATTGGCATAGCCAGCCTATTTTTGGCTTTTTTTCTCACTAGCTGAACGATTATTAAACAAAACCAAGGTTACTGTAGTAACTTTGGATACTACTGTCCCCTTGGTTACTGTAGTATCACCATCTCTTTGCCTAAATATCTCAGATATTTAGGCAAGTAGTAGCTTATTTAGTGTAAAGACTGTTGTAACAGAACACCTTTAGGTATCATAAAAATAGCACTTTATGAAGAGCCTGAACAAAAGTGAGGAGAGTCTAGACTCAACGACGAAAAGCTAAGCAAGAAAGCTGGAAACAAAGCCTAATCAATGTGCATCGAGAGAAGAGTTCCTTCGGTGCATGAAATACAGGATCAGACGAAGAAATTGCTAAGATCAATCAATGTTCCTTTAGGCTCTACTAACTATTGATGTGCGTGCTTCGTGCTTTCTTACTGATGAAGTGCAAGATAAACATTGAAATAAATGCAGGATCTTTTAATAAAATCAGGCTACATGTTCGCTCTATTAATTTTGTTAGTTGCAAATCAAAGGCCACCGCTGTTTAAATTATTTATACATGCAACATGGTGGTCATGAAGGAGTATAATCCTTTAAATAAACAGCTTTTGCTTACCGCAAGGATACGGGCGGCGTGATGGTGTAGTAGTAGGTCGACGAGTTGTGGTTGGCGGACGATATCGAAATGCTCTTTCCTCAACATTTACTTGATGATGCTTGGCGAGAACAGACAACCCACCAGATTCGTTCATATTGGACAGAATGAAGACAAGTGTCATAAGAGCCAGAAAAAATTTCACGTTGGATTCCTTTGTCATCACAAGGCGTACAGCGAGAAGTGCTCAGCTTCAATGTATGAAGCCTTTATATACACCTAGGATCACAATGCACAAAGGCATGGCAGTGCCGCTTTCTAGCTCACTTTTTTCGTTCCTTCTTGCCATGTCCCATTTCTAATGCATTTTTATGTAAATTGCAAGCATTGTTTTAGCATCATCATAGATTCGTTTGTCTGCTGCATTTCTCAGTATCAATGGCTGAACCACGGTGCATATAGATAACGGAGTATAAAAAACCCAGCAGTGCGCAAGCTCAGCTGGACTTgcctcttcacagggtggaagggctctgacatTTTTTAGCGTCGGCGAAGCAGTCATCTAAAATGCATTATCCCAATTGCATAATCTCTAttgtattgacacgtgtacttgtttatctttcaccagggaccgcttttcaccagctaacaaatgttgaaTGTTactgcgcctgcatgtatcggaagtttctcaaacATTATCGACGCTTCTATCCGCTCTCTGttgtcactgacgcttatgtaatctgaccGTATCAGCGACGCGAAtcgtctagtactttctggaagacacacggcCACTAGGggttacactggaaccttcgatgtttcatgtataaaagccgacgcgttttacCGCTTATCAGATTTCGGCGATCGCCGACTgggttcgccgctatcgttgtgcttcgagtgcaactcgcttttgtgggcataggttcgcccaataaaaagtccgttacttcattcacagttttgcgactgtttccttcaccgtcactactacgtgacatctgttggaggtgctgggtacactccagattgttgattacgtggcccgaAAACAAGAGCTGCTCATGtacgaagcggcacttttctggcttcaacgtgagtccggaggtcatGATTGCTTGAAGTACTGCTTCATcgcgccggaggtgttcttcgaagctagaggcaaacacaacgacgtcgtccaagtagacgaggcaagtctgccacttcaagcctgccagtactgtatccatgacgcgtttgatagtcgcaggtgccgagcaaagaacAAACAGCATAACCTTgaactcgaagagtccgtctggtgttataaaggcagtcttctccctgTCCTTCTcatccacttcaatttgccagtagccggtttttagGTCAATCGAccaaaaagtactttgcgttgtagagtcgatccaaggcatcgtctatccgcgggagagggtatacgtcgtATGTGGTTTTGAAGAGGCGACGATAATCCACGCAAACACGTAGTGTTCcctccttcttcactaacaccacgtgGCATGCCcatggactcttggacggctggatgatgtcgtcgcgtcgcatttcgtcgacttgtttgCTGATTTGCCTCGCGTTTAcccgccgaaactcggtacgggctctgacggagtgagCGGACATATTCGTCAGGTAGAATGCGGTGCTTGAcaacaggggtttgtcgaattttcggtgacgacgagaagcagtcttTGTATTGGAGGAGCAGGGCTATTAGcagttctttcttatgcctggtaAGGTTCTCATTTAGGTCGTAAGCTGGTTCAGGTACTGCAGTTGTTGCAGGTTCCCTAGAGTCcgcgaaggcgaaagcactgctggctcgtactatttcatcgatgtaggcgactATGGTGCTTTTGTtattgtgcttgtattcgtggctgaagtttgtgagcattactcttgctttcccttcacgtagctcagctatgcctctagcgacgcaaatatCACGTTCGAgtagtaagtgatgatcgccctcggcGACGCCCTCCATGTGTCCGCAGGCACTTCGGTACTGACAGATATCATTACGCTTGAgtgaggcggaatggtgacttgttcttcaagcacattcaaggcatggtaactgatgtttgtatctggcggtatcgctttgtgcgttgaaagcgttatcaacTTGGACttttaagtcgatgactgcaccatttcggtttagaaagtccatgcctaggatgacatccctggagcagtgctgcatgattacgaagctcgctgggTATGTGTGGTTAACCGTGACTCtagctgtgcagattccagccggcgttattaggtggcctcccgctgtccggatatcgggtccttgccaggccttCTTCGCCTACTTCAACTTGGCAACGAACgggccactgcagacggaatagtcagaTCCactgtcgacgagagcagtgacgttatgaccaacgattagcacgtctaggtcggcAGACCGTCGTCTAGCGTTGCGTTTAAGTCATGGCGTCAGGTCACAGCTGCGTCGGCTTCCTGctctgctgctacgtcgcgtcggcaggtctttcggcagcgaagtgttgtcaaggctcatgccaggcggtgtgctgagaCCTCGTCGGGGTGAcgcgcgaatcgtcgtcgtcggcggcggaggatcttcggtattgcgtcgtacagcaaccgcacctacATCGGTttctgcttttagtttcccgaaAAAGGGCTcgcggaccggccccgggctgggccaggcGATAGGTACGGCATTTAAAGGCAGATCTTACTCAATCCATCCTGCGATGCAGCCAGACAAGCCAttgccggaccaccgcctaccaccggcagacgaatggcctcaccgagcgcctaagtaagaccatcgccgacacgctggcaatgtacgtcgacgtcgaacacaagacgtgggatgctaTCCTCcgtacgtgacattcgcatacaacaAGGCCGcgcaagaaacaacgcagatggcgctgttcaacctggtctacggaaggaaccctgcaacgacgcttgacgccatgctaccggacgtcaccgatgaagaCACTATGGACGTCGCCACCTATTTGacgcgtgccgaagaaggtcgacagctggcccgcctgcgcatcaagaaccagcagaggaccgactgccgacactacaatcttcgacgacgctaggtcgagtaccagcccggcgaccctgtttgggtctggactccgatacgccgacgaggacttagcgagaaatcgttacgtcgctatttcgaaCCCattaagatcatccgacgtattggtgcactgaactttgaggtcgtgccagacggcatttcgcaatcacagcggcgccgcgcacgacctgaagtcatccacgtggtgcgtgtTAAGCCTTTCTATGCCCGCTGACGAACCTAGGTGCTTTGTTGCtttgtcgtctttttttttttttttcattacgcgtggctttgctttcgctttcgtgtttgtagcatcagcacgatgctttttaaggggagggtattgacacgtgtacttgtttatctttcaccggtgaccgcttttcaccggctaacaaatgttgaacgttatcgctgcgcctgtatgtatcggaagtttctcgaacgttatcgatgcttctatccgttctctgttgtcactgacgcttatgtaatctgattgtatgagcgacgcgaattgcctagtactttctggaagacacgcgggcacaagggattactctggaaccttcgataactcatgtataaaagtcgtcgagtttcgccgctgattagatttcgccgatcaccgactgtgttcgtcgctattgttgtgcttcacttcacttcacttcactttattaccttaaaggcccccagggttgggggtattacataaggggtgggcaacaagtataaagtaaataaatacacataaagtaaataaatacatcAAGGAAAGGATGTTTAAGTACATGTTTGCTCGCGGTTAAATATGGAAGTTATACTGTTCAAAAAGGCGGATGGGCAGGTGATTGCGGCGAtgtcgtgtggaaggccgttccagtccgagGCTCAGCGCGGGAAGAATGATGAGGCAAAAGTGGTAGTGTGCGCACGTGGCCGGGCGACTTGGAGGGGATGACCAATGCGGAGTGAAATGCGTGCCGGAGGACTGATGTAGGGTGGATGATTAAGTGAGCTGTAAAAAAACTTATGGAATAAGTACAAACTAGCGATACGACGCCGACAAGCAAGGGGTGATATGCCGGACTCTGCTTTCAACGATGATATACTGGTATTGTATGAatagcatgaatgaatgaatcttgtGGCACGATTTTGTACTGATTCTAGGCACTTTATAAGATATTTTTGGTTAGGGCTCcagatggcagatgcatattccaGCTTAGAGCGTACGAGTGACTTGTAGGCAAGCAGTTTTAGGTCTGGTGGCGCGTGACGTAGGTGACGTTTTAAGAATCCAAGGCTTTTGTTAGCAGATGATACGATTTTAGTGACATGCGCGTTCCAGGTTAGGTCATTAGACAAcgttacgccgaggtacttataagaCTGTGTTAATTCCATGGTGACATGCGAGATAGTATAAGGGAACAGGAGAGGATTACGTTTTCGGTTGAACGACACGAGTTTGCATTTATTGGGGTTTAGTTCCATGAGCCATCGGTTACACCAGTTCTGGACGCAGTTTAGGTCACTTTGGCGAGCTAGTTGATCAGAGGGGTTATTAACAGTGCGATAgataacacagtcatcagcaaagatactgacgttacaagagacatgcgttggtaggtcgttaatatatattaaaaataagAGGGGACCAAGGACTGACCCTTGCGGTACGCCTGACGTTACTGGAAGAGAACTAGAGGTGTGATTATTAACGCGGACAAATTGGGTACGGTTAGCCAGAAATTCCTTTATCCACTGCAATATGTCAGGATGTAAATTTAAcaaagacagttttagtattaACCGCTTGTGAGgcaccttgtcgaaagctttcgCAAAATCCAAGAAGACTGCGTCAGTTTGAAGGTTAGAATCAAGGTTTACATGCAAGTCATGGACGAAAATAGCTAATTGAGTCTCACAGGATAAGTTCTTACGGAATCCGTGTTGAGAAGGATGAAAGAAATTAGTAGAGTCAAGAAAATTCATTATATGAGaatagatgacatgttccatgattttacaTGGTACACTTGTTAAAGAAATGGGGCGGTAATTGAGGGGCGattctttgttacctgatttgaagaccggaacgaccttcccgaccttccaatCGCTGGGTATGCTACCTGTGGAAAGTGATTGCGTGAACAGTAATGATGGATACACTGAGATGGCATGTCGAGTATTCTTTAACAGTTTGCTGGTGATTTCATCAGTACCTGCAGAAGATGACATCTTAATATGTTCAATGATACAGCTAATGCCATGCGCAGAAAATGTGACTGATGGCATAAGTGATCTCGGCTGGCCAGTTGGAACAGATGGTGGCATATCGGTTTCGTTTGTGAAGACGGATGAGAATGCAGTGTTAAACATATTTGCACATTCAACGTCGCTCACCTCCTCACCAAGTGTGTTAGTAAGTGTGATGATGGGCGTCTTATTGGGGTTTAGAACTTGCCAGAACTTTCTCGGGTTATTGGTTAATATCTTCGGCAGGTCAGTTTGAAAGAATGCGCGTTTGGCATTACTAATGGACTGTAAATATGTTGACTCGGCCTCGTAATATTTGTTCCATGCGCATGCGCTCGGGTTTCGTTTTGCTGCACGGAAAAGGCGCTTCTTTTTGTTCTCAATTGTTTTCAATGACTTTGAGAACCATGGTTTATTATGATTGGCACGAAATGTAATGGTGGGAATAAATTTGGTTGTTAGttctgtaattttggttttgaaAGTAAGCCAGTTATGTTCAATTGATCGTTCATGGAAACACCCTTCGAAGTTTGGAAAAAAAGCCAGCAATTGGTGATTGATTTCATTGTAATTGCCTTTGTCGTAAAGGCGAATCGTTTTATGGAACGTTCGGCGCGATTCCGGGATGAAGGCGAAAGTAGCATGCAGAACTTTGTGGTCGCTAATTTCGCGGAGATAAGTAAGAGTTGATAAAGTTTCAGGGTGATTAGTTAGTATGAGATCCAGGATGTTTGACGATTCACGTACGACGCGTGTGGGTTTAGTTACTAACTGCGTGAGATTGAAATTTAAACACACGTCAACGAAGTTGGTTATTTCTGTATTGTTTGTTGGTGTTAAGTTCTGCCAGTCAATAgacggaaaattaaaatcaccaaaaagAAGGATGCGCGCGTTGGGATGTGCAGCATTAAGTTGATTTAGGCTATCATTTAGGTTACAAGCAAAACTGGGATAGCTGTGGGGGGGTCTGTAGCAGACGCCTAGTATGACGGTTTGAGGTGCAGAACGGCAGATTACCCATAGTACTTCAAGTTCTGATGGGATGTTAATGACTGAACAGGGCAATTGCTGGTTAGTGGCAATTAGAACACCTCCTCCTCTGGAGCCCTTGCGGTCTTTACGGAAAATATTAAAGTTAGGTAGGTCAGCTAAAACTTCTGTATCGGTGATGTTATCtgttagccatgtttccgttagtaTAAGTATGTTGCTGGCCGATGATGAAACAAGATTACAAATGTGCTCGCGCTTGGGGAGGAAACTGCGTATATTTGTaaagataatagaaaaagaaagagctgGTAATTTACCGCGAGGGCTGTTACGAGGAAGTTTAGTTACTTGACGACAGGCCGTATGCTATGCGATTTCTTTTATCGTTTGCGATGGCTCGTCGAATACATAGCGCTTAGGGCCAATGGACAATGTCTTGTAGCGCAAGGAAAATTTTGTGGCTTTAGTTTTGACAAATGTAATGAGGTGCTTTCGTGCGATTCGGACAGGGCGTGAAAAGTCTTCCCCAATGCCGTAATCAGTCCCTTTCAACTTACGGCCATTGGAAAGGATAAACTCCTTGGTTTTAAAAAATGTAAATTTAACTATTATTGGGCGAACACGCCCAGCAGAATGGCGTCCAAGACGGTGAGCCCGTTCAATTTCTTTCGGGTCAATGGTTATATTTAGGTGATCACGGCAGAGGCGAAGGACTGTTTCTTCAGATTCGGCGTAGGTTTCCGATTTATTGTTATCTGCGATATTATAAAAAATTAGATTGTTGCGCCGCGAGCGATTTTCCGCGTCATCCAGGCGGGCTTCTATTTCTCTGATGTCTTTGGCTGTTTGGGTGGCATTAGCGCATATCGAATCTATATCGGTGCGTAGGGCAACCAGGTCTTGATAGTGAGTTTCAAGGTCGGATAATCTGTTACTGAGGGCAGATATAGCTTGTTCCGTAGTTTTTAGTTGATTTTTAAGACCTTGAACCTCGGTGAGTAGTTGTGACTGACCAGCAGATAGTTTTTTTAGTTCATCGAGAACCGCGTCAGGACCTGGGTTTGTCTCGACATCGCCGGCCAATAACAACAAAGCACGTACAACATCAGCACACTCAATAGCAACGGAAAGGCAGCACTGTGGGCCTGGTAGCTGCAGAAGACAGTAGTCGCTTGATTTTTTTGTGAAAAGACAATACAGCTTACTGACCTGCGTAGCATAGGCGAACGGATTAGATGACTGCatcgtggcacagccaccaagcccacagatCGCCGCGCGTAGGTGAGGCAGCTTTATAGGCGCCGCGTCGGCTGTTGTCGATGACCGTAGGGGAATCCGGGGACAGTCGAGGAACAGCAGTGGGGGCGCTGTCTGACTGTTTGAAGTTGTGGACAGATTAGAAAGGCCGGCAGGACACTCGAAGCGAACGGGTTCGCTGGGAGCCGTGGCATCGGAAGGGGCGGGAACCAGGGTCAGTAGTAGTATCCAGGTGATAAGTGGGGCAGGCACCTGCGTAGCATAGGCGAACGGATTAGATGACTGCatcgtggcacagccaccaagcccacagagCGCCGCGCGTAGGTGAGGCAGCTTTATAGGCGCCGCGTCGGCTGTTGTCGATGACTGTAGGGGAATCCGGGGACAGTCGAGGAACAGCAGTGCTGTCTGACTGTTTGAAGTTGTGGACAGATTAGAAAGGCCGGCAGGACACTCGAAGCGAACGGGTTCGCTGGGAGCCGTG
This region of Dermacentor silvarum isolate Dsil-2018 chromosome 5, BIME_Dsil_1.4, whole genome shotgun sequence genomic DNA includes:
- the LOC119452704 gene encoding uncharacterized protein LOC119452704, which gives rise to MQSSNPFAYATQVPAPLITWILLLTLVPAPSDATAPSEPVRFECPAGLSNLSTTSNSQTALLFLDCPRIPLQSSTTADAAPIKLPHLRAALCGLGGCATMQSSNPFAYATQVPAPLITWILLLTLVPAPSDATAPSEPVRFECPAGLSNLSTTSNSQTAPPLLFLDCPRIPLRSSTTADAAPIKLPHLRAAICGLGGCATMQSSNPFAYATQVSKLYCLFTKKSSDYCLLQLPGPQCCLSVAIECADVVRALLLLAGDVETNPGPDAVLDELKKLSAGQSQLLTEVQGLKNQLKTTEQAISALSNRLSDLETHYQDLVALRTDIDSICANATQTAKDIREIEARLDDAENRSRRNNLIFYNIADNNKSETYAESEETVLRLCRDHLNITIDPKEIERAHRLGRHSAGRVRPIIVKFTFFKTKEFILSNGRKLKGTDYGIGEDFSRPVRIARKHLITFVKTKATKFSLRYKTLSIGPKRYVFDEPSQTIKEIA